In the Silene latifolia isolate original U9 population chromosome 1, ASM4854445v1, whole genome shotgun sequence genome, GAGAGAAGAGATGAGCGACGACTGAAGGTTACGTAGGTTTTGAGTTTTGACTCCCATGCTCATGGCAAGGAAGTCAAATCTACAAAGACAAAGGGAGATGACTTTAAGAGGACGGAGCATCCTTGCATCACAGACTGATACGTCCTCAAATATGCATATTCAAGAGACGGTAGAGGAAAACACGATTGGAGAAGAGTTGGAAATGACCCAAAACCCTAATGAAAATTGTCATGGACCATCTGTTGATGGTGTTGAGGGGGAGAAGACCAAACATATGAATGAACTAATTGGTATCCCTGAACTAGTTATTGAAACTGAGGATGAAGAAGAGTCTGAaagagaagaggatgatgatgaggagaCTGTGGTGTCTGAAACGCAAGAGAGAACAGAGGATGAAGAGAGGGTGGAAACAGAGGCGGAAACAGATGAGAAATTGGATGATGAGCAGAGTCCACAGACAAAGGAGAATGACATGTTACAGTTAGAGGAAGAAGATGTCGTGGAGGAGGTTGAGCACTGGAGTCAAGCCGTGGTCTGCTTTATTCTTGGTGCTAATCCTCCATGGGAGATCATAGAGGGTTTCATCAGGCGTATATGGACGAAATTTAATATTGATAAGATTTCTTTCATGCATAATGGGATCTTTTTAGTAAGGTTCAAAACAATGGAAATGAAGAATAAGGTGCTACAATCAGGCTACTACATGTTTGACAACAAGCCATTGATTATCAAGGAGTGGGTGAAAGATCTGGAGATGAAAAAAGAGGATGTGAAATCAGTACCAGCCTGGATAAGACTACATAGTCTTCCTCTGAAATTCTGGGGGAAGGGGTTACCTAAAATTGCGAGCCTAGTAGGTAAGTATGTCAAAAGTGATGGTGCCACAGAGGAGAGAACGAGGTTGGGGTATGCCAGGGTGATGGTAGAAATGGAGGTGGACCAAAAATTGCCTGGGAAAGTGGAATTCAAAGATGAGAAGGGAACTGTGATTGGGGTGGAAGTGGAGTACGAATGGAAACCGATTAGGTGTATTAAGTGTAAGGGTATGGGCCATGATCAGAAACACTGTAAGAGAGGTGATCTCAAGAAGCAAGGGGCTCAAATTATCAAGAGGGTCTGGAAACCTGTGTTGCCAAAGCCAGCTGTGGAGGTTGCTCCCATTCAGAATGGGGTTAAGACAGTGCAGGCACCTGAACCAGTTCCTAGGGCTGCAGGAGGTTTTGTTACGCCTTCAAAAAGACTGGTCAAGATGCATAGACAGGAAAGGAGTGGTGGTGGATATAGTACAGAAAACTTTGGAGCTTTTTCTTATAAGGAGACACTTGTGTCCCCATCTAAGAAGAATGTGTTAGCTCAAGGTACTTCCTCCTCACAATTTGTGTCCAATGGATAGTGTAGGGTTTTGGAATGTGAGGGGCATGAATAGAGTAGGTAAACAGaagtacattagtcattttttgcAAAATAAAGATATAGGCTTATTTGGTTTGTTGGAGACTAAGATTAAAAATAAAGCTTTCAATAAAGTTGTAAATAGTTTCAATAATAGTTGGAGTATTACTACTAATAATGGCTATCATAGTGGTGGACGTATTTGGATTCTTTGGAAGCCTGGGATGTTTAGGGTGCACGTGCTTGAGTACAATGCTCAATTTATACATATGAAGGTGGATgctttgatgtctaggagtgtttTCTTCTTGACTATGATATATGCCTTTAATGGAATAAATGAGAGAGCTCCCTTGTGGGATCATTTGAGAAAGATTGCACAACAGGTTGTAGGACCTTGGGCCATTGCAGGAGATTTCAATTGTGTTCTTGCTGCTAATGAGAGGTTTGGTGGAGCTACTTCTTTGGCTGAGATGGAACCTTTCAGGAAGTGTGTTGCTGAGTGTGAAGTTATTGACATTGCTGCTGTAGGATCTGTATTCACCTGGAATAATAAACAACAGCCTGAGGAGAGGATTTACAGCAGATTGGATAGATTTCTGGTTAACAAGGCTTGGTGTGATAGCTTGCCTGATATGTATGCTAACTTTCTGCCTGAGGGGATGATGGATCATACGCCATGTATAGTGAAGAGTACTAAGGTAGTGCAGGGCAAAAGAAGCTTTAAGTACTTCAACATGTGGGGAAAATCCAAGGAATTCATTCCTCTAGTGAATGAGATGTGGGATAAAAATATTGATGGGACTCCTCTTTTTAA is a window encoding:
- the LOC141585890 gene encoding uncharacterized protein LOC141585890; the protein is MARKSNLQRQREMTLRGRSILASQTDTSSNMHIQETVEENTIGEELEMTQNPNENCHGPSVDGVEGEKTKHMNELIGIPELVIETEDEEESEREEDDDEETVVSETQERTEDEERVETEAETDEKLDDEQSPQTKENDMLQLEEEDVVEEVEHWSQAVVCFILGANPPWEIIEGFIRRIWTKFNIDKISFMHNGIFLVRFKTMEMKNKVLQSGYYMFDNKPLIIKEWVKDLEMKKEDVKSVPAWIRLHSLPLKFWGKGLPKIASLVGKYVKSDGATEERTRLGYARVMVEMEVDQKLPGKVEFKDEKGTVIGVEVEYEWKPIRCIKCKGMGHDQKHCKRGDLKKQGAQIIKRVWKPVLPKPAVEVAPIQNGVKTVQAPEPVPRAAGGFVTPSKRLVKMHRQERSGGGYSTENFGAFSYKETLVSPSKKNVLAQDIGLFGLLETKIKNKAFNKVVNSFNNSWSITTNNGYHSGGRIWILWKPGMFRVHVLEYNAQFIHMKVDALMSRSVFFLTMIYAFNGINERAPLWDHLRKIAQQVVGPWAIAGDFNCVLAANERFGGATSLAEMEPFRKCVAECEVIDIAAVGSVFTWNNKQQPEERIYSRLDRFLVNKAWCDSLPDMYANFLPEGMMDHTPCIVKSTKVVQGKRSFKYFNMWGKSKEFIPLVNEMWDKNIDGTPLFKLAKNLKNLKPGLKRLNRERFSDIEKATGILEKQVEETQVKLGVDPSDVSLIQQECEASKNLKELQCARESFLHQKAKGEWLKGGDANTSYFHSIIKKRRNRNKIFMIEDMNGKTCDTSDQVQTAFLDYYEQLLGTSQATKPVHRRVINQGKQCTSEHHALLLRPVTGEEIKEAMFSIPDIKAPGPDGYTSGFFKDAWGVIGKEVVDAVKDFFMKGKLLRQFNATTLTLIPKCDRPKDVTQFRPIACCNVVYKVISKLLCSRLASVLPNIVHTNQGAFIQERSIQENILICQDLIRVYERPSVTPRCMLKIDLQKA